The Bos taurus isolate L1 Dominette 01449 registration number 42190680 breed Hereford chromosome 16, ARS-UCD2.0, whole genome shotgun sequence genome includes the window ATCTGTTGGCCCCACAAATATTGCAATATCCTGACAATTGACTGAGGTGAGGTGGTTTTTCACCCAACAGACACAGCCATTATCTACAGATTTCAGGGACCTGTCACAGAATCACATCACTCATTTTCCTGGCCTATTAGTACAGGCTGAATTAATTTGCTGACATCCTTGTCAGTTTCCCCTCTGCCTAAATGAATCACAGAATTAAAGGGTTTCACCTGATCAGACAAAAGCTACAGCTCTGTTCTCTATCTCTGGAGATTAATCAGGAAGCCTTTGGTAACACTCATGAATATGATCTTCCCAAGAAGTGAGTGGTGACCTACCCGAGGTacctttaaaaatgtcttttaagatgtacatggaaacagtaacagaagtGACTCCAATTTGCTGTCCAAGCTACAAAGCGCAGGGCCAGGGCCTAGGTGCCTCCCAGGAACACCTGGAGAGAATTACACGTTGTGACTGCCCCAGGGCCCTGGTCAGGGTCTTCCCGACTCAGTAGAAAGTAAGAAAAAGGGACACACGGGCATGAAAGCAGCACAAGTTCTAGAAAAATCTCAAGGCAAGACATACCACTCTGGGCTTCTGCTGGTCCAGGGTATGCAGGAAAGCAGAGTTGGGGTCCAGGCAGCGCTCAGGGTCACTGGAGATGTCCTCCTCCGAGTCCTCATAGGAGGAGGAGAAGCCAGTGGAGGAGGCAGATGAAGAGGAGAGTTTCCTCAGCGGCAGGCTGCCCCGAGGGCTTCCCTGCGCCTCCTCCAAGGCCCTGTCCTCCTGGGCATCCGCGTCTGTACCCATGTCTGTGATGATGACGGCAGGGATGCTGTTTCGGCCACAGGCCTCTCCCAGGGAAGGCTTGTCCTTCTGTGCTGGGGAGAGCCGCTCTGGGCTGAGGTGGGCGTCTCTGCCCTGTGGCTGGCCTCCCCAAGTCCCCTTGGATTGCACCGCTGTGCCACACGTCCAGGCCAGACAGGCTTCTTCCATGGGGCTCAGCCAAACCCTGGAGGTCCCAGGCGGCACGCCCACCCTGTCCCCAGGAAAGTACTGGggttctttcagttcttttgcaGCTTCCCAGCAGGGCAAAGGCTCCAACATTCCACCAGACGGAACTCCCGCCTGCACCTCCGGGGTCCCTGGTTGCTCTGAGCTGCTGCCCCCAAGCAAGCCCAGCGTCGCGGACCCTTCATCCACTCTGTTAGAGGCCGGCGGTGCCTCCCTGACCACTAGGGCCCCACTTTGTGTCCCGGCAGAGCCTCTGGAACCCTGCCTGAACCAGGTCGGAGCCTCAGGGACCTCCGCCGGACTCTGTGCGTTCCCAGTCCTCTCCTCTGGCCTTCCGTCAGCCCCAGGCGCCCGGGAGCTCGGCATGCCATCGGACAGAGTTCCTCTCCCCACCTTCCCAGGGGGCTCTCCGCTGCGGGGTCCGCCCCTCTCTGGGGCCGGGCTTGTCTCACTGCCAAGAAACTGCCCCTGACTCTTGGCCAGGGCCTCCAGGGGGTGCGCACCCCCAAGTTCACGAGCCTTCTCAGACGGCTCAATTAGGGCAGGGTCGTGTGGATGGTGTGGAACGGTGGATGTGGCTCGGGCTGCCACTGCTGTGTCCACGGTTAAGTTCACTCTGACCAGTCCCAACGAGGGAGCCTGGGAGTTCTGAGTTCCCAACGGAGGAGACCCCCTCTTGTCAACTTCCATAGCGGTGGGTGAGCCACAGTGGGGTCCGGCAGGGAGCGCCTTCTCCATTCTCTCCGAAGCGCTGGGACCCTGAGCCCCTGATCCTGACGGGGCCGCAGGGCGGAGAAAAGGTGCTACTACTCCCTCCTTGTCCTTGGAGAGGCAGACGCTGGGCGAGCCTCCTCTTCTCCCGGATTCGACCTCGGAAGTCTCCGGACATTGTTCCCCCCAGGACTTGGTCCTCCGCTCCTCGCTCTGAACCAGGACCCTTCCTGGGGGCTGACTGACACTGCGCAAGGGGCACGGGGAGGGCGAACGAGCCCTGCCCAGACGCGGGCTGCGGGGCGGCTGCGTGGCGGAGCTTTGTGCCTGGATGTGCGCCTCGAACATGCCCACTTTCTGGTTCACCTGCACGTTCTGCAGCTCACGCTGCAGGATTCGAAGCTTCCTCTTGGCCTCCTCCGGCCCAGGAGGGGAGAGGGTACCGGCGGTCACCATCTGCTGCCCTTCCCCTCTTAGACGACCGGCCCAGCTCGGGCTACCCAcgctgctgccgctgccgctgctgctatTCAGCCTGCGCCGGCCACTCCGCCAGCCCGGGGGGCTCCCGGGGTCCTCCGGTGACAACGACTCAGCTGgggggaagaggaaagaggagccACTCCCGGGGCTGAAAACGCTGCCGGGGCTCAACACGGCCCTCCCTGGCGGCGGGGGCGTCTCGTTGCTGCTGGACCGAGGGCCGCCGCCGCTTTTCACCTGGTTGGCGCTATTCATGATCACCAGGCTGTTGAGGGCATAGCAGTACATGGCCATAGTACTGGGTCCTGCGCGctgcccgccgccgccgctcccGTTCCCGCTCTGCCGCCGGCGTCTCCTGCTCCCGCGGCTCTCGGCTCTCGGCTCAGCCGCGGAGGCCCGGCGGCAGCGGCTCCGCGCGCAGATGGGGCGGCATGGCCTGGGCGGCGGGCGGGGGGCAAGACAGTGGGCTCAGTCCCCGCCCAGAGGTCCATAAACAACAGCGCCGCTGTGAAGACACAAGGAAACAAGTCAGGAccccagagggagggtgtgggggaCGGCTAGGGGATTAAGACGGGCCCCGGCCCACGGAACTCCAATCTGTCGGGGATCTGGTGCCACTGGACGGCTTATCTATAGGGGCAGTGCGGCACGGCGAGGACATAAACCTGGGGGGGCCCCCCTCGGTCGCCAGCGCGGTGGTGATGTGATGCGCTGTGTGTGATACGCTTGAAGGTCCCTTCCAATTTCAAACGCTAAGAGTTGTCTCCAGAGCCGCGCGGGACGGGCGGGGAACGATATACAACTACTTGAATCCTATGTTCGGGGCGCGGCAGATTCTGAGCTTTCTGAGAGTGAGGACACCCTCTCCACCGTCTCGGGGTCTCCTCGGCTTTGCAAACACTGGCTATACCGGGTATAACGGGACAGCTTTTCGCctctccccccccaccccccccatctTGGGCTTCAGGATGTCCTCGCTCCACCTTCTCTTGGCCATCAGGGACCGACGCGGAGGAAAGCTGATGTGAACCTGCTTTTCCCGGCCGCTGCCTGCGCCCGGGTCTGGGGCGACCCCTGCTTGCCTGCCGTTTACCTTCCTGACCCTGGCCTTGATGCTGTGTCCCTCGGCCTACGACGGCCTGGGCGCGCGGCAGGGCGGCAGCCGAGGCATTTTAAGCACTGGCTTTGTCGCCAGTCCCCAAACAAGTGTGTTTTGTGAGTGTGGGCGCGTCTGCGCGCGCCCGGTGTCGAGGCGCTGCGCGTCCCCTGTACCGGAACCAATACttgccgccccccacccccacccgccgTCACCCCAGTGGagggacgtgtgtgtgtgtgtgtgtgtgtatacgcgcgcgcgcgcacgcgtgGGGACAATGAGTCCGCGCTCCACACACCCGGTGTCCGAGGACGCGGCTGCCTCTGCGGGCTTCGGGACTCGCGTCCACACCGATGCGTGTGCGTTGCTGCAGCAGGGCTGGAGCCCCGGCTCTGCAAACCTCCCGGGGTCCAGCTCTAAGCCCCGAGGCCGCGGGGCCGAGTGCAGGGCTTCTCCGCATCCAGGGCACCCTCTCCCGGCGCCAAGCCGGCCGCCCGGCGGCCCGAGCCCGCGGATGCCTGCAGCGCGCCGGGGTAGGCGGCGGAGAGCCAGCGGTCCGGAAGAGCAGAAGAGACGGCGAAAACTCGCCTGTCCTTCGTCTGCACGCCGCCCTCCCCTTTCCAGTCTCCCCGGCCCACCTCTCCGCGCTTTTTCGGATCCCAGATTCCTCAGATTCGCTCCAGAGCAGACAGTGAGGGGAAAGAGGGTTCGGAGGCGAAAGCCATTAAAAAGTCGCCAAGCTTACCTGCAGTTTCTCAGATTCCCGGGTCCTGTGCAGACTACATGACCCAGGGACGCAGACCTCGTAGGTGAAAGAtgactttaaaagttttttttttaaagctcagaaACGATTTCCTCACTTCGTTTGGAAGACAAAAAAAGGGGGAGTGGGAAAGAAGAGAAACCGGTTGGCAGGGGCGGGAGATCCGGGCAGTGGCGACGCCGGCCGGCCCTGCACGCCCTTCTGGGCCGTGGAGATACTACCCTGTCAGTGTCTGCTCCCGGCTACTTCAGTGTTTGTTCAATGtgcgattaaaaaaaaagttggggcgggggggtgggggtgggggattaggggtggaggagggaggagggagaaaggcgGGGGCTTGGGGGAGGAAAGCAGGAAGGAAGTTGTGAGCCTGTCTGGGGTTGAACTCAGCGGaacaagtttttcttttcttctttttttttttttttctattgcttgGCAAGACCGAGGGAgggaaacacttaaaaaaaaaagtttccattgttagctaacaacaaaaaaaaaaaccttttaagttCTGCGGGTTAAAGATATACGATCCATTTTCCACCCCCTATATCGAGCCTCGCTGATGGCTAGCtttatgaaactttttttttgaaaaatgtttttaataaagtttGAGTGTGCATTTTAAGCAGAGCAAATAATGGGGATCTTTTTGAGCATTTTAAATGGGCTAAAGCCTCACGTAAACGGTTTGTGTTCTTGTACACAAATATGCAAATTCGAAGAAGGTACTTTGTGGGCACCTCTTTGCAGAGTTGCAGATTTTAAATGCATCACAGTTGTATTTTGGAAGACTGGTTGGGCTGTGAGCTGTTAATGGTTTTGCAGTGCAATTGCTAGTTGTATAAACACGCCTTTGCATTGCACATTTTTCTGTTATTAAATGCACTCAGCAAATGTGACATTGGCATATTTTTTGCACTTCATTCTCAAACTTATTTTAAGAAGGATAGTCCTGGAACTAAGAAGGCCTGGGACCCATTGCTCAGTCTCCTGCAACTGGATCACTTTCCAGAGACATTTCCCCCCACCATCAGCAAATACTACCCGTCAGGGATATTACCCATTGAAGCTCTGGCGCTGCAAGTGTGTTTTGCATAATTCCCTAAATCCTAAACTATAGCATTTCGTGGAAAGAGGAAA containing:
- the ITPKB gene encoding inositol-trisphosphate 3-kinase B isoform X1; the encoded protein is MAMYCYALNSLVIMNSANQVKSGGGPRSSSNETPPPPGRAVLSPGSVFSPGSGSSFLFPPAESLSPEDPGSPPGWRSGRRRLNSSSGSGSSVGSPSWAGRLRGEGQQMVTAGTLSPPGPEEAKRKLRILQRELQNVQVNQKVGMFEAHIQAQSSATQPPRSPRLGRARSPSPCPLRSVSQPPGRVLVQSEERRTKSWGEQCPETSEVESGRRGGSPSVCLSKDKEGVVAPFLRPAAPSGSGAQGPSASERMEKALPAGPHCGSPTAMEVDKRGSPPLGTQNSQAPSLGLVRVNLTVDTAVAARATSTVPHHPHDPALIEPSEKARELGGAHPLEALAKSQGQFLGSETSPAPERGGPRSGEPPGKVGRGTLSDGMPSSRAPGADGRPEERTGNAQSPAEVPEAPTWFRQGSRGSAGTQSGALVVREAPPASNRVDEGSATLGLLGGSSSEQPGTPEVQAGVPSGGMLEPLPCWEAAKELKEPQYFPGDRVGVPPGTSRVWLSPMEEACLAWTCGTAVQSKGTWGGQPQGRDAHLSPERLSPAQKDKPSLGEACGRNSIPAVIITDMGTDADAQEDRALEEAQGSPRGSLPLRKLSSSSASSTGFSSSYEDSEEDISSDPERCLDPNSAFLHTLDQQKPRVSKSWRKIKNMVHWSPFVMSFKKKYPWIQLAGHAGSFKAAANGRILKKHCESEQRCLDRLMADVLKPFVPAYHGDVVKDGERYNQMDDLLADFDSPCVMDCKMGVRTYLEEELTKARKKPSLRKDMYQKMIEVDPEAPTEEEKAQRAVTKPRYMQWRETISSTATLGFRIEGIKKEDGSVNRDFKKTKTREQVIEAFREFTKGNPNILIAYRDRLKDIRATLEISPFFKCHEVIGSSLLFIHDKKEQAKVWMIDFGKTTPLPEGQTLQHDVPWQEGNREDGYLSGLNNLIDILTEMCPSAPLA
- the ITPKB gene encoding inositol-trisphosphate 3-kinase B isoform X2, which encodes MAMYCYALNSLVIMNSANQVKSGGGPRSSSNETPPPPGRAVLSPGSVFSPGSGSSFLFPPAESLSPEDPGSPPGWRSGRRRLNSSSGSGSSVGSPSWAGRLRGEGQQMVTAGTLSPPGPEEAKRKLRILQRELQNVQVNQKVGMFEAHIQAQSSATQPPRSPRLGRARSPSPCPLRSVSQPPGRVLVQSEERRTKSWGEQCPETSEVESGRRGGSPSVCLSKDKEGVVAPFLRPAAPSGSGAQGPSASERMEKALPAGPHCGSPTAMEVDKRGSPPLGTQNSQAPSLGLVRVNLTVDTAVAARATSTVPHHPHDPALIEPSEKARELGGAHPLEALAKSQGQFLGSETSPAPERGGPRSGEPPGKVGRGTLSDGMPSSRAPGADGRPEERTGNAQSPAEVPEAPTWFRQGSRGSAGTQSGALVVREAPPASNRVDEGSATLGLLGGSSSEQPGTPEVQAGVPSGGMLEPLPCWEAAKELKEPQYFPGDRVGVPPGTSRVWLSPMEEACLAWTCGTAVQSKGTWGGQPQGRDAHLSPERLSPAQKDKPSLGEACGRNSIPAVIITDMGTDADAQEDRALEEAQGSPRGSLPLRKLSSSSASSTGFSSSYEDSEEDISSDPERCLDPNSAFLHTLDQQKPRVVFQAIEGRQADI